The following coding sequences lie in one Agrobacterium vitis genomic window:
- the cyoA gene encoding ubiquinol oxidase subunit II: protein MKKFPILSALLLLPMLLLSGCNMVVMSPAGDIAAQQRDLVVFATVLMLIIIVPVILLTFFFAWKYRASNTSAVYLPDWNHSTKIEILIWSAPVAIILVLGTVTWISTHKLDPYRPLERIDAERTIPADVKPLTVEVVALDWKWMFIYPDLGIATVNELAAPVDVPINFKITAQSVMNSFYIPALAGQIYAMPGMQTKLHGVINKEGVYDGFSANYSGAGFSNMRFKFHGLSDQGFADWVAQVKAKGTALNRDAYIKLEKPSEKDPVRYYASADKDLFNAIINMCVDPAKMCMSNMMHIDMMGGAGKESAENREKLQYDNRGVDLSVTPGHGADANASQDHSQAAPATDAMPVASTTDASNHAMHHSMADHSMPGMDMPDTDNGATAPAQSKN, encoded by the coding sequence ATGAAAAAATTCCCGATCCTATCCGCCCTCCTGCTTTTGCCCATGCTGCTGCTTTCGGGCTGCAACATGGTGGTGATGTCCCCCGCCGGTGACATTGCAGCGCAGCAACGCGACCTCGTGGTCTTCGCCACCGTGTTGATGCTGATCATTATCGTCCCGGTGATCCTGCTGACATTTTTCTTTGCGTGGAAATACCGCGCTTCCAACACCTCGGCGGTCTACCTGCCGGATTGGAACCACTCCACAAAGATCGAAATTTTGATCTGGTCGGCGCCGGTCGCCATCATTCTGGTTCTGGGAACGGTAACCTGGATCTCCACGCATAAGCTCGATCCTTACCGCCCGCTGGAGCGGATTGATGCAGAACGGACCATTCCCGCCGACGTGAAGCCGCTGACGGTTGAAGTCGTCGCTCTCGACTGGAAGTGGATGTTCATCTATCCAGATCTCGGGATTGCAACGGTCAACGAACTGGCAGCACCGGTTGATGTTCCGATCAATTTCAAAATTACCGCTCAGTCGGTGATGAACTCCTTCTATATCCCAGCGCTTGCTGGTCAGATCTACGCCATGCCCGGCATGCAGACCAAGCTGCACGGTGTGATCAACAAGGAAGGCGTTTATGACGGCTTCTCGGCCAACTATTCCGGCGCTGGCTTTTCCAACATGCGCTTCAAGTTCCACGGCCTGAGCGATCAGGGCTTTGCGGACTGGGTAGCGCAGGTCAAGGCGAAGGGCACCGCACTCAACCGCGACGCCTATATCAAGCTTGAAAAGCCTAGCGAAAAAGATCCGGTGCGCTACTACGCATCCGCCGACAAGGACCTTTTCAACGCCATCATCAATATGTGTGTCGATCCTGCCAAAATGTGCATGAGCAACATGATGCATATCGACATGATGGGCGGAGCTGGCAAGGAAAGCGCCGAGAACCGCGAGAAACTGCAATACGACAATCGTGGTGTCGATCTGAGCGTCACTCCAGGCCATGGAGCCGATGCGAATGCGTCACAGGATCATTCGCAGGCCGCTCCCGCCACCGACGCTATGCCCGTCGCTTCCACAACAGATGCCAGCAACCATGCAATGCATCACTCGATGGCTGATCATTCCATGCCTGGAATGGATATGCCCGACACAGACAACGGCGCGACGGCACCAGCTCAGTCCAAAAACTGA
- the cyoB gene encoding cytochrome o ubiquinol oxidase subunit I has protein sequence MFSNPDLMKFIFGRLTLDAIPYHEPILVLTFLAVAIGGIAVLGAVTYFRLWGYLWNEWFTSVDHKKIGVMYVILALIMLLRGFADALMMRGQQAMAFNGNEGFLPPHHYDQVFTAHGVIMIFFMAMPFVTGLMNLVVPLQIGARDVSFPFLNNFSFWMTVAGAVIVMISLFVGEFARTGWLAYPPLSGGDYSPGVGVDYYIWGLQVAGVGTTLSGINLIATIVKMRAPGMTMMKMPIFTWTSLCTNVLIVASFPILTATLALLTLDRYVGTNFFTNDLGGNPMMYVNLIWIWGHPEVYILVLPAFGIFSEVVSTFSGKRLFGYTSMVYATVCITVLSYLVWLHHFFTMGSGASVNSFFGITTMIISIPTGAKIFNWLFTMYRGRIRFEVPMLWTMGFMVTFVIGGMTGVLLAVPPADFVLHNSLFLIAHFHNVIIGGVVFGLMAGVTFWFPKAFGYKLDPFWGKMSFWFWLVGFYFAFMPLYVLGLMGVTRRMSQFDDPSLQIWFIIAAFGACLIALGIASFVIQLVVSYFKRHELADLTGDPWNGRTLEWSISSPPPAYNFAFTPVVHDTDAWDDMKKRGYSRPLLGFKPIHMPKNTGTGVILAGLSVAMAFGLIWYMWWLAIVSFVAIVAVSISHTFNYNRDFYISAEEVVNTEATRTALLARKG, from the coding sequence ATGTTCTCAAACCCAGACCTTATGAAGTTCATCTTCGGCCGGTTGACCCTAGATGCGATCCCGTATCACGAACCCATTCTCGTGCTGACCTTTCTGGCTGTCGCGATCGGTGGCATAGCCGTGCTCGGTGCCGTTACCTATTTCCGCCTCTGGGGCTATCTCTGGAATGAATGGTTCACCAGCGTCGATCATAAGAAGATCGGCGTGATGTATGTCATACTCGCACTAATCATGCTGTTGCGCGGCTTTGCCGATGCCTTGATGATGCGTGGCCAACAGGCCATGGCCTTCAACGGCAATGAAGGCTTCCTGCCGCCGCATCACTATGACCAGGTCTTCACCGCGCATGGCGTGATCATGATCTTCTTCATGGCCATGCCGTTTGTAACCGGTTTGATGAACCTCGTCGTTCCCTTGCAGATCGGCGCGCGCGACGTGTCCTTCCCGTTCCTCAACAACTTCTCCTTCTGGATGACGGTTGCTGGCGCGGTGATCGTGATGATTTCGCTGTTCGTCGGTGAGTTCGCCCGTACCGGCTGGCTTGCATATCCACCACTTTCGGGTGGCGATTACAGCCCCGGCGTCGGCGTTGACTATTACATTTGGGGACTTCAGGTGGCCGGTGTCGGAACGACATTATCAGGCATCAACCTGATCGCCACCATCGTTAAAATGCGCGCTCCGGGCATGACGATGATGAAAATGCCAATCTTCACCTGGACCTCGCTCTGCACCAACGTGCTGATCGTTGCGAGCTTCCCGATCCTGACCGCGACTTTGGCCCTGCTGACGCTTGACCGTTATGTGGGCACCAATTTCTTCACCAACGATCTCGGCGGCAACCCGATGATGTATGTGAACCTGATCTGGATCTGGGGTCACCCGGAAGTCTATATCCTGGTTCTGCCCGCCTTCGGCATTTTCTCGGAAGTGGTTTCGACCTTCTCCGGCAAGCGCCTGTTCGGCTACACATCGATGGTTTATGCCACAGTCTGTATTACGGTCCTGTCCTATCTGGTGTGGCTGCATCACTTCTTCACCATGGGTTCAGGCGCCAGCGTTAATTCGTTCTTCGGCATCACCACAATGATCATCTCGATCCCGACGGGCGCGAAGATCTTCAACTGGCTGTTCACGATGTATCGTGGCCGGATCCGGTTCGAAGTGCCGATGCTGTGGACCATGGGCTTCATGGTGACCTTCGTCATCGGCGGCATGACAGGCGTTCTTCTTGCCGTGCCACCAGCTGACTTCGTCCTGCACAACTCGCTGTTCCTGATCGCCCACTTCCATAACGTCATCATCGGCGGCGTGGTATTCGGGCTGATGGCTGGTGTCACCTTCTGGTTCCCGAAAGCGTTCGGCTACAAGCTCGATCCGTTCTGGGGCAAGATGTCCTTCTGGTTCTGGCTGGTCGGCTTCTACTTCGCCTTCATGCCGCTTTATGTACTCGGCCTGATGGGTGTCACCCGCCGCATGAGCCAGTTTGACGATCCGTCGCTGCAAATCTGGTTCATCATCGCCGCATTCGGCGCCTGCCTGATTGCGCTTGGTATCGCTTCCTTCGTCATCCAGCTTGTGGTCAGCTATTTCAAGCGTCACGAACTGGCCGACCTGACAGGCGACCCTTGGAATGGCCGGACTCTGGAATGGTCTATTTCTTCGCCACCTCCAGCCTATAACTTCGCCTTCACGCCTGTTGTCCATGACACCGATGCCTGGGATGACATGAAGAAGCGCGGCTATAGCCGTCCGCTGCTGGGCTTCAAGCCGATCCACATGCCGAAGAATACCGGCACGGGTGTTATCCTTGCGGGCCTCAGCGTTGCCATGGCATTCGGCCTCATCTGGTACATGTGGTGGTTGGCGATCGTGTCTTTCGTGGCGATCGTTGCAGTGTCGATTTCGCACACGTTCAACTACAACCGCGACTTCTATATCTCCGCCGAAGAGGTGGTGAATACCGAGGCAACGCGGACCGCGCTTCTGGCAAGGAAGGGGTGA
- the cyoC gene encoding cytochrome o ubiquinol oxidase subunit III, translating into MDPRTLKTAKPEFYLVEEHHPESSTNLGFWLYLMSDCLIFAMLFATYAVLGRNYAAGPAPADLFDLKLVAINTAMLLFSSITYGFAMLSMEKNNKAATLIWLGVTGVFGAIFLALELYEFVHLIHEGAGPNRSAFLSAFFTLVGTHGLHVTFGIIWLVTLMAQVGKHGLIEANRRRLMCLSMFWHFLDVIWIGVFSYVYLLGVIG; encoded by the coding sequence ATGGATCCCAGAACTTTAAAAACCGCAAAGCCGGAATTCTATCTGGTCGAAGAGCATCATCCGGAAAGCAGCACGAACCTTGGGTTCTGGCTCTATCTGATGAGCGACTGCCTGATCTTCGCAATGCTGTTCGCCACCTATGCCGTTCTCGGCCGCAATTATGCGGCTGGCCCGGCTCCGGCCGACCTGTTCGACCTGAAACTGGTCGCGATCAACACGGCAATGCTGCTGTTTTCCTCGATCACCTATGGTTTTGCCATGCTGTCGATGGAGAAGAACAACAAGGCAGCTACGCTGATCTGGCTGGGCGTAACCGGTGTATTCGGCGCAATCTTCCTGGCGCTCGAGCTGTATGAGTTCGTTCACCTGATCCATGAAGGAGCAGGGCCAAATCGCAGCGCCTTCCTGTCAGCCTTCTTTACGCTGGTCGGCACCCACGGTTTGCACGTTACCTTCGGCATCATCTGGCTGGTGACGCTGATGGCCCAGGTCGGCAAGCACGGACTGATCGAAGCAAACCGCCGTCGCTTGATGTGCCTCTCGATGTTCTGGCACTTCCTCGACGTTATCTGGATTGGCGTATTCTCCTACGTCTACCTGCTGGGAGTGATCGGATGA
- the cyoD gene encoding cytochrome o ubiquinol oxidase subunit IV — protein MNDNSHAHSHGHGHEHHHGGHEASHGSMKTYMIGFILSVILTAIPFYLVMSGSLTNKALLAGIVMGLGAIQVVVHMIYFLHMNTKSEGGWNMMALIFTIIVVVIALSGSLWVMHHLNTNMMPMSPEMMRNVP, from the coding sequence ATGAACGACAATTCGCACGCACATTCGCATGGCCACGGCCATGAGCATCACCATGGCGGCCACGAGGCCAGCCACGGCTCGATGAAGACCTATATGATCGGCTTTATCTTGTCGGTCATCCTGACGGCCATACCATTCTATCTGGTGATGAGCGGCAGCCTGACCAACAAGGCCTTGCTGGCTGGCATCGTCATGGGCCTTGGTGCCATCCAGGTCGTGGTTCATATGATCTACTTCCTGCATATGAATACCAAGTCGGAAGGCGGCTGGAACATGATGGCGCTGATCTTCACCATCATCGTTGTCGTTATCGCACTCTCCGGCTCACTCTGGGTCATGCATCACTTGAACACCAATATGATGCCGATGAGCCCCGAAATGATGCGTAACGTCCCGTAA
- a CDS encoding SURF1 family protein codes for MSDQQAIRRFPMKKVALSSFLLLATALFIALGIWQIERLGWKQALIARVDARVHAEPVDAPSPPQWSSVNRDADEYRHIKASGIYEHDKETLVYAATELGAGYWVITPLKTEKDGTLLINRGFVPIDRKDLARRAQGQTPGNVTVSGLLRISEPSGTLLRSNDANADRWYSRDVSAIAAKRNLTQVAPFFMDADKSDVPGGYPVGGLTQIRFPNSHLQYAITWFAMAAMSLAFLWFLLKRRSAVEDTHDM; via the coding sequence ATGTCAGACCAGCAGGCCATCAGGCGTTTTCCCATGAAGAAGGTTGCACTATCCAGCTTTCTCTTGCTGGCAACGGCCTTATTCATCGCACTCGGCATCTGGCAAATAGAACGCCTTGGCTGGAAACAGGCATTGATTGCCCGTGTAGATGCGCGTGTTCATGCCGAGCCGGTGGACGCACCATCCCCACCGCAATGGTCTTCGGTCAATCGTGACGCCGATGAATACCGCCATATCAAGGCTTCCGGCATTTACGAACACGACAAGGAAACCCTGGTCTACGCCGCCACGGAATTGGGCGCGGGCTATTGGGTCATCACTCCCCTCAAGACTGAAAAAGACGGAACCCTGTTGATCAACAGGGGCTTTGTACCGATTGACCGTAAAGACCTGGCACGCCGGGCACAAGGTCAGACACCTGGAAACGTGACCGTAAGCGGCCTCCTGCGCATCAGCGAACCGAGCGGAACCTTGCTCCGCTCCAACGATGCGAATGCCGATCGCTGGTATTCACGCGACGTTTCCGCCATTGCCGCCAAACGCAATCTGACGCAAGTCGCACCCTTCTTTATGGATGCCGACAAAAGCGATGTGCCGGGCGGCTATCCGGTCGGCGGCTTAACCCAGATCCGTTTTCCCAATAGCCATCTCCAATATGCAATAACCTGGTTTGCCATGGCCGCCATGAGCCTGGCATTCCTGTGGTTCCTGCTGAAACGCAGAAGCGCCGTAGAAGACACCCACGACATGTGA
- a CDS encoding YoaK family protein — protein MAVGQYTSHMSGIVSSMADNLVLGDLKLLLMGLLALCFFLAGAGFSAILINWGRRRDLKSVYALPLAVEAWLMGVFALSGAISFSEKSEAIAFIVMLLCFIMGLQNAIITKLSGARIRTTHVTGLVTDTGIELGKLFYWNGYSNGKVTYPPVRADLAKLWLLVRMVGLFFGGGVVGAILFQRIGVSAAGFLAIPLALAALYPMLEDYSSQKQR, from the coding sequence ATGGCGGTCGGTCAATATACCTCTCACATGTCGGGTATTGTCTCGTCTATGGCTGACAATCTGGTGTTGGGCGATTTAAAACTTTTGCTGATGGGGTTGCTCGCGCTTTGTTTCTTTCTTGCAGGCGCTGGTTTTTCTGCAATTTTGATCAATTGGGGCCGCAGGCGGGATTTGAAGTCGGTCTATGCGCTGCCGCTGGCGGTCGAGGCGTGGTTGATGGGGGTTTTTGCCCTTTCCGGGGCGATCAGCTTCAGCGAAAAGAGCGAGGCCATCGCTTTCATCGTCATGCTTCTCTGCTTCATCATGGGCTTGCAGAATGCCATCATCACAAAACTCTCCGGTGCGCGCATTAGAACGACCCACGTGACGGGCTTGGTCACCGATACCGGCATCGAACTTGGCAAGCTGTTCTATTGGAATGGATACTCAAATGGTAAAGTCACATACCCGCCGGTCCGGGCCGATTTAGCAAAGCTTTGGCTGCTGGTACGCATGGTTGGATTATTTTTCGGCGGCGGCGTGGTTGGGGCTATCCTGTTTCAACGAATCGGCGTTTCCGCTGCGGGGTTTCTGGCGATACCTCTGGCGCTTGCCGCTCTCTACCCAATGCTTGAGGACTATTCCTCGCAAAAGCAGCGCTGA
- a CDS encoding response regulator transcription factor, with protein MTRVLLIDDDLEFTGLLCEYLTDEGFDVLSTDDGAKGLAFVDSGATDIIVLDVMMPIMNGVDVLQNIRKSSEIPIVMLTARGDDKDRITGLDLGADDYVSKPCSPGELVARLRAILRRTGKTPPEHPSQPLKSGELVLYPTSRQAHINGEALALTGTEYNLLELLVRNGGKVVSKHDISQSVFGRPLTPFDRRIDVHLSSIRQKLGLRKDRQSWIQSVRGQGYILLQDS; from the coding sequence ATGACGCGTGTTCTTTTGATTGATGACGACCTGGAATTTACCGGGTTGCTTTGCGAATATCTGACGGATGAAGGGTTTGATGTACTCTCGACAGACGATGGTGCCAAGGGCCTCGCCTTTGTCGACAGTGGTGCGACCGATATCATCGTTCTCGACGTCATGATGCCAATCATGAATGGTGTCGATGTCTTGCAGAACATCCGAAAATCCAGTGAAATTCCTATCGTCATGCTGACAGCCAGGGGGGATGACAAGGACCGGATTACCGGGCTAGACCTTGGTGCCGACGACTACGTCTCAAAGCCCTGTTCGCCTGGTGAACTGGTAGCGCGGCTGAGGGCAATATTGCGCCGTACCGGCAAAACACCGCCCGAACATCCATCTCAACCGCTCAAAAGTGGCGAACTGGTTCTTTATCCGACAAGCAGGCAGGCGCATATCAATGGTGAGGCTCTCGCCTTGACTGGGACGGAATATAATCTCCTGGAGCTTCTGGTTCGCAATGGCGGCAAGGTCGTTTCCAAACATGACATTTCCCAAAGCGTATTCGGCAGGCCCCTAACGCCTTTCGACCGGCGTATCGATGTTCATCTCAGCAGTATCCGCCAGAAACTCGGCCTCAGAAAAGACAGACAAAGCTGGATCCAGTCTGTTCGGGGGCAGGGTTACATTCTGCTACAGGATAGCTGA
- a CDS encoding HAMP domain-containing sensor histidine kinase, with amino-acid sequence MPRLFWRFFVIVWLTITLTTMLGISLPRFNGQLPPHMRIAEVQNEIIAAQIAEMLQRVGPQETQAFIRSITPKGDDGHFQLQAVPAAAPQTCAKDQFPGSIAISYANQCYTLTIDESSISNDWPLVLPWLIGLVASLFSAYLLTKYLLTPIERLRHGLKMLAEGHFSIRIHDPVKNRKDEIGILTQHFDISAMRLQELHESRERLFHDISHELRSPLSRLQAVTGILRKNPGRLPGLLDRMDHEIERLDRLVGEILTMARLSSKTDEENQLLVIDILDILDEIVQDATFEAQEKAVSIDFQRSGSFVAAVNGELIYRAIENVLRNAIKYTGEATVIRISATVSPNGLTLTFTDEGPGVKEDDLESIFRPFISSGSSGSASGYGLGLAIAKTAVERHGGKVFAGNVKPKGLRITMILPGDSDTRSECHNAMRQT; translated from the coding sequence ATGCCTCGGCTTTTCTGGCGTTTTTTCGTCATTGTCTGGCTGACAATCACGCTGACAACCATGCTAGGCATATCGCTTCCACGGTTCAACGGCCAGCTGCCGCCGCATATGCGCATCGCTGAGGTGCAGAACGAGATCATTGCCGCGCAAATCGCCGAGATGCTCCAACGGGTCGGGCCGCAGGAGACACAGGCGTTTATCCGCAGCATAACACCCAAAGGAGACGATGGGCATTTCCAACTCCAGGCAGTGCCGGCAGCGGCCCCGCAAACCTGCGCCAAGGATCAATTTCCAGGCAGCATTGCCATATCCTACGCCAACCAATGCTATACCCTCACCATCGATGAATCGTCTATCAGCAATGACTGGCCACTTGTGTTGCCTTGGCTGATCGGCCTTGTCGCAAGCCTGTTTTCAGCCTACCTGCTGACGAAATACCTGCTGACACCCATTGAGCGGCTTCGCCATGGGTTGAAAATGCTGGCAGAGGGCCACTTCAGCATCCGCATCCACGATCCTGTCAAAAATCGAAAGGATGAAATCGGAATTCTGACTCAGCATTTCGATATCAGCGCCATGCGCCTACAGGAACTGCATGAGAGCCGAGAACGACTGTTTCATGATATTTCCCACGAACTACGCTCACCCTTGTCACGCCTGCAAGCCGTTACCGGTATCCTGAGGAAGAACCCAGGGCGCCTACCCGGCCTGCTGGATCGCATGGACCATGAAATCGAGCGGCTGGACAGGCTGGTCGGTGAGATCCTGACCATGGCCAGGCTGTCCTCCAAGACAGATGAAGAAAATCAGCTCCTGGTTATCGATATTCTCGACATTCTCGATGAGATTGTTCAGGACGCGACTTTTGAGGCACAGGAAAAGGCTGTATCAATTGATTTTCAGCGGAGTGGCAGTTTTGTCGCCGCTGTCAATGGAGAGCTTATCTATCGCGCCATCGAGAATGTCTTGCGAAACGCGATCAAATATACCGGAGAAGCGACAGTAATCCGGATTTCGGCAACCGTTTCACCGAATGGCCTGACACTCACCTTCACGGACGAAGGTCCTGGCGTCAAAGAAGATGACCTTGAAAGTATTTTTCGCCCATTTATCAGTTCAGGCAGCAGCGGCAGTGCCTCCGGATACGGTCTTGGCCTGGCAATTGCCAAGACGGCCGTCGAACGGCATGGCGGCAAGGTCTTTGCCGGCAATGTCAAGCCGAAAGGCTTGCGGATCACCATGATATTGCCTGGCGATAGCGACACACGGTCAGAATGCCACAACGCTATGCGGCAGACCTGA